The Thalassotalea sp. 273M-4 genome includes a region encoding these proteins:
- the putP gene encoding sodium/proline symporter PutP, which produces MTYTYLALSIYFILMLAIGVYAAKKSTSNLSDYMLGGRQVSPQVTALSAGASDMSGWMLMGLPGAMFVTGFNTMWIALGLLIGAWANYKLVAPKLRIYTEKANDALTLPDFFSKRFDKPNGAIKLVSAVVIVVFFTLYTSAGLVAGGKLFVSAFDLPYELGIAVTVCVVVAYTLLGGFLAVSLTDFVQGSIMFVALVLVPYVAFSYFDSASSMMDYSGSVIPSFSQSFESLTLLTLVSSMAWGLGYFGQPHIVVRFMAIRSVADISTARRIGISWMTVTIIGALATGLTGVAYVKKFNVTLSDPEVIFVFFSQVLFHPLVSGFLLAAILAAVMSTISSQLLVSSSSLTDDILKGYSKKTLSQSSLVKIGRVCVVVVAFVASLIALNPNSSILSIVSNAWAGFGAAFGPLILFSLFWARITYQGALAGIIGGAVTVLFWVYVPVLADGSSLSTVIYEIVPGFMISSLLIWIVSHLTERPDENVMNLYHRVQNKYQEAACVS; this is translated from the coding sequence ATGACCTATACGTATTTAGCTCTATCGATTTATTTTATTTTGATGTTGGCGATTGGCGTTTACGCTGCCAAGAAGTCAACAAGTAACCTGTCCGATTACATGCTGGGAGGTCGACAAGTCAGCCCGCAGGTCACAGCGCTTTCAGCTGGGGCATCTGATATGAGTGGTTGGATGTTAATGGGATTACCAGGGGCCATGTTTGTTACTGGTTTTAATACCATGTGGATAGCTCTTGGATTGCTCATCGGAGCATGGGCAAACTATAAACTGGTTGCACCCAAGTTAAGAATTTATACTGAAAAAGCCAATGACGCATTAACTCTTCCTGACTTTTTCAGTAAACGTTTTGACAAACCTAATGGCGCAATAAAACTCGTTTCGGCCGTGGTCATCGTGGTTTTCTTCACTTTATATACTTCTGCGGGCTTAGTTGCTGGTGGTAAGTTATTCGTTTCGGCCTTTGACTTACCTTATGAACTTGGTATTGCAGTTACTGTTTGTGTTGTTGTTGCTTATACACTACTTGGTGGGTTTCTGGCTGTGAGTTTAACCGACTTTGTGCAGGGCAGTATTATGTTTGTCGCCTTAGTACTCGTACCCTATGTCGCTTTTAGCTATTTTGATAGCGCCTCGAGCATGATGGACTATTCAGGTAGTGTGATTCCTTCTTTTAGTCAAAGTTTTGAATCCTTAACGTTATTAACCTTAGTTTCGAGTATGGCCTGGGGTTTAGGTTATTTTGGTCAACCACATATTGTCGTACGATTTATGGCGATTAGATCGGTTGCTGATATTTCTACCGCACGTCGAATTGGCATAAGTTGGATGACGGTTACCATTATTGGTGCCTTAGCAACAGGGTTAACTGGGGTAGCGTATGTGAAAAAGTTTAATGTCACGTTAAGCGACCCAGAAGTTATTTTTGTGTTCTTTTCACAAGTCTTATTTCACCCTCTGGTTAGTGGATTCTTATTAGCCGCAATATTGGCTGCGGTAATGAGTACCATTTCAAGTCAGTTATTGGTGTCTTCAAGCTCGTTAACCGATGATATTTTAAAGGGGTATTCGAAAAAGACCTTGTCCCAGTCTAGCCTCGTCAAAATAGGTCGAGTTTGTGTTGTAGTGGTTGCTTTTGTTGCCTCGCTTATCGCGCTAAATCCCAATAGCAGTATTTTGTCGATAGTGAGTAATGCTTGGGCTGGTTTTGGTGCCGCGTTTGGTCCACTCATTTTATTTAGCCTATTTTGGGCTCGTATTACTTATCAAGGAGCGTTAGCTGGGATCATTGGTGGTGCTGTTACGGTGCTATTTTGGGTCTACGTGCCGGTTCTTGCTGATGGCAGCAGTTTATCAACCGTCATTTATGAAATTGTTCCTGGTTTTATGATCAGTTCATTGTTGATATGGATTGTGAGTCACTTAACTGAACGACCAGATGAGAACGTTATGAACTTATACCATCGAGTACAGAATAAGTACCAAGAAGCAGCGTGCGTAAGCTAA
- a CDS encoding outer membrane beta-barrel protein, which translates to MMNILKKASVSIFSIVLVSGPVHAHYFDNIYLGLGWGEVDINERSYDDPEGFEFIVGMNTSEYFAFEVSYIDFDKSKSDWYTPTRAIEAETYTVGVLGKLPLTQNWDLFAKLGYHFGELDMYDGGVKVGDDDGDDIFWGLGSTYNFDNGFGVGIRYNEYSYDRNDVDFWSINLQYAF; encoded by the coding sequence ATGATGAATATATTAAAGAAAGCTAGTGTGTCAATTTTTTCCATTGTCTTAGTCAGCGGTCCAGTGCATGCGCATTACTTTGACAATATTTATCTTGGTTTAGGTTGGGGCGAAGTTGATATCAATGAAAGAAGTTATGATGACCCAGAAGGCTTTGAGTTTATTGTAGGTATGAATACAAGCGAGTACTTTGCTTTTGAAGTGTCATATATAGATTTTGATAAATCAAAAAGTGATTGGTACACCCCAACTAGGGCTATTGAAGCGGAAACCTATACGGTTGGTGTATTAGGAAAACTTCCTCTTACTCAAAATTGGGATTTATTTGCTAAACTAGGCTATCACTTCGGTGAACTAGATATGTATGATGGTGGGGTCAAAGTAGGTGATGATGACGGAGATGACATCTTTTGGGGCTTAGGTAGCACCTATAACTTTGATAACGGATTTGGTGTTGGCATAAGATATAACGAATATTCGTATGATCGTAATGATGTGGATTTCTGGTCAATAAATCTTCAATACGCTTTTTAA
- a CDS encoding DUF3465 domain-containing protein, whose translation MKAMNIKTLLIFVLLLFGVYQWQQIEPDSSLTPTLDPSAQELIDHTSTGDQLLRKAFENRQSDIQVRGRGRVVKLLPDDNQGSRHQRFIIKLDSGQTVLVAHNIDLAPKVDSLARGDYVEFYGEYEWNEKGGVIHWTHHDPKSYHIDGWLKHNDRLYQ comes from the coding sequence ATGAAAGCTATGAATATTAAGACATTGTTGATATTTGTTTTGTTACTATTTGGGGTTTATCAATGGCAACAAATAGAGCCCGATTCGAGTTTAACTCCAACATTAGATCCTAGCGCACAAGAGTTAATTGACCATACAAGCACTGGTGATCAACTACTTAGAAAAGCATTTGAAAATCGCCAAAGCGACATACAAGTGCGAGGTAGGGGGCGAGTCGTCAAACTACTGCCTGATGACAACCAAGGCTCAAGACATCAACGATTTATTATCAAACTTGACTCTGGGCAAACGGTACTGGTTGCGCACAATATTGACTTAGCGCCAAAGGTTGATTCTTTAGCTCGCGGTGATTATGTCGAATTTTACGGTGAATATGAATGGAATGAAAAAGGTGGGGTTATTCATTGGACTCATCACGACCCCAAAAGCTATCACATTGATGGCTGGTTAAAGCACAATGATCGGTTGTATCAATAG
- a CDS encoding NAD-dependent epimerase/dehydratase family protein — MQTILGATGQIGTELAIELNKNYTSQIRLVSRKPKKVNDTDELVRANLLDAAETQNAVAGSNIVYFCAGLPLNTEKWVNQWPVMMQNVINACAHHNAKLVYFDNTYMYPQTSELMTEECRFEPYGQKGKAKAQTATLLLDAIKAKKVQAMICRAPEFYGPNKTQSITNATILYKLLKDKPAKVFVSDSTLRTLIYTPDASKAMALLGNTTDAYNQTWHLPCDDNRLTYKQLIDLASEILQRPCEYKVVKAWQLKLLSIFRKPLREILELLPRYEVDNRFVSDKFKQRFPDFKVTTYRQGLESILRAKKSS, encoded by the coding sequence ATGCAGACTATATTAGGTGCTACAGGGCAAATCGGTACAGAGCTTGCCATTGAGTTAAATAAAAATTATACGAGTCAAATACGTCTTGTAAGCCGTAAGCCTAAAAAGGTTAACGACACAGACGAATTGGTTCGCGCTAACCTTCTAGATGCAGCCGAAACGCAAAACGCAGTTGCAGGCTCAAACATTGTTTACTTTTGTGCAGGATTGCCTCTTAACACTGAAAAGTGGGTAAATCAGTGGCCTGTTATGATGCAAAACGTTATCAATGCCTGTGCCCACCATAATGCCAAGTTAGTGTACTTTGACAACACCTATATGTACCCGCAAACCAGTGAGTTAATGACGGAAGAATGTCGATTTGAGCCTTATGGTCAAAAAGGTAAAGCGAAAGCACAAACAGCAACCTTATTGCTTGATGCAATAAAAGCTAAAAAAGTGCAAGCGATGATTTGTCGAGCCCCTGAATTTTATGGTCCAAACAAAACCCAAAGTATTACCAATGCCACCATTTTGTATAAATTACTCAAAGACAAACCGGCCAAAGTCTTTGTAAGTGATTCAACTTTGCGGACCCTTATTTATACCCCTGATGCTAGCAAAGCCATGGCATTATTAGGTAATACTACTGATGCTTATAATCAAACATGGCACTTACCCTGTGACGATAACCGCCTTACTTATAAACAATTAATCGATCTTGCCAGTGAAATTTTACAAAGGCCTTGTGAGTACAAAGTAGTAAAAGCATGGCAATTAAAACTATTAAGTATTTTTCGTAAACCGCTGCGAGAAATTTTGGAGTTGTTACCTCGTTATGAGGTGGATAACCGTTTTGTATCCGACAAATTCAAACAGCGTTTTCCTGATTTTAAAGTCACAACTTATCGCCAAGGATTGGAAAGTATATTGCGGGCTAAAAAATCAAGCTAG
- a CDS encoding TM2 domain-containing protein has product MEGIILGLDSNNSQGAIKGTDGNRYYFNIEEWKGQFEIRQNMRVDFEVNDGRAIGIFPLGQLANLTSCTNAPKSKFTAAILAFCLGGIGIHKFYLGSWGWGLIHLFFFWTWIPAIVSFIEFIRYLTLTDDEFSEKSAQLDGPFSFLW; this is encoded by the coding sequence CAGGGAGCAATAAAAGGAACTGACGGAAATCGTTATTATTTTAACATTGAAGAATGGAAAGGGCAGTTTGAAATTAGACAAAATATGAGAGTTGACTTTGAAGTCAACGATGGTAGAGCAATTGGAATATTCCCTTTAGGACAGCTAGCTAATCTAACTTCATGTACAAATGCACCAAAATCCAAATTTACAGCTGCTATTTTGGCGTTCTGTCTAGGTGGGATTGGTATTCATAAATTCTATTTAGGTTCCTGGGGGTGGGGGCTAATACATTTGTTTTTCTTTTGGACTTGGATACCTGCAATTGTATCGTTTATTGAATTTATTAGGTATTTGACTCTTACCGATGATGAATTTTCTGAGAAGTCGGCACAATTAGACGGTCCATTTAGTTTTCTTTGGTAA